ctgcttgccacaggaaggcactggatctcattgcagatggtcataagccaccatatgggtgctgggaattgaactcaggacctttagaagagcagacagtgcttttaacctctgagccacctctccagcccctaaaaatgGATATATTAGTGAGTACcagtgggcgtgtgtgtgtgtgtgtgtgtgtgtgtgtgtgtgtgtgtgtgtgtgtgtgaaggttagAGAACAGCTTGGTAGAGACAAGTTTCCTTCCACCTTTGcgtgtgttctgggaattgaactcaggttgccatgtTTGCATGGCATGTACCTTTGTCTGGTGAGCCTCTGGCtagcctgatttctttttaattgtgataaataaaatagaatatcccagcctctttctgtttctgggggGACAGAGTCTCACCGCATAGGCCCtgctagcctcacactcacaacAGTCCTCCAGAGTagcaagcactgggattataggtgtgcactgctGTGCCCAGCCATGTTAACTACTTGTAAGTGTACAGTTCAGAAATGCTAAGAACATTGTAGTAGCTGCTCTCCAGAACTCACTTAATCCTGTAAAAActcatatttttaattctttgaaaaacCCCAGAGGCAAGCAGTTTTAACaatgacagaaatgaaaacaacatgaCAGTCCTGTCAGTTTCTATTGAATaagaagagagacagggacaAGTCCTCAGGCACACATACTTTCACTTAAGATTTGACTTGATGGATGGGGAATTTAATTTAATACACTCCTCCTGTAAGCTTTATCATTAGGCTTTTCCAAAAAACACAAGAACCAAACCTCAGGCTAATAACATGTGTATTGTATAGCTAACTGAAAATTGCCTGATTTGGGaatttgtattattttgaaaattcatttcctttcttacaATAACCGTGTGCCTAGGAATTGAGTTTGCTAAGGGATCTGTTATAAGAACttgtctgggtaggggtttaaagtttacagcctgtactgttcttggctggtgccttagtttgagcgggacccctgggcccaaatctgcctatcataatgttctactttaggtttctaggaccctctggatccttctactttgttattctcccatgcttctctcatctagagtcccaatatgatgtcctctagatctagccaatgggtagaacattctccacagttgagtagagagtgggatatgactttctcacgtactctggtgcctcacatttgaccatgtcccctggagagggagacctggtggcactcagaggaaggacagcaggttaccaagaagagacttgataccctatgagcatatacagggggaggtaattcccctcaggaacaatcataggggaggggagtaaggggaaaatgggagggagggaagaatgggaggatacaagggatgggataaccattgagatgtaacaagaataaattaaaaaaaaaaaaaaaaagaacttgtctGTGCCTATAATGCCAGAGTTGGAGAAATTCCTCTTTGCTTAGGAAAAGGAAGTAGAgcaccccacttttttttttctttttactcagtGCCATGTAATATTTTTTTCCGAGCATTATGACTAATTTCCTTTGTGGAAGAGAAAATCAACACCAAATGAAATATCAAAGCCTCTATGTGTGCAAGCAAATGAAACAATGCCAAACAGTCTTGTGTGGCACAAACTGAGACTGttttataaataagtttttattctatttaagtATTAGACCCCGCTGAAGAATCTAATTTAAGACGTATAAGATAAAATGTGCATGAACTCAAGTCCCCTGAGGGAAGCATGATTGACAAGTAGAAGATCCTAAGGAAACTTAAGAGAAATATAGTCTCTTTgtgtcatttttacatttattaggGTCTTTTAGAATGaagatttatttcttgttttgcttgtgtgtgtttgtctatttgAGTATATGTTCGCTTGTGAATTCAGGTTcttaaggaggccagaagagggtgtcccgTCCCTTTGAGCTGGAGTTCCAAGTTGCTGTGAACTTCTTGTGGTGGATGCTAGAACTGAACTCTGCCCCTCATTATTGAACCAAAAGcactcttagccacagagccatctatctctctagctccctcacTAGGGTCCTCTGTGTAAAGCTGGTGTCAAGTTCCACGTGAGCTAAGAGCCAGCGTGCAAAAGTGCAGCATTGTACACTAGGTGTGGATGGAATACGCGGCGTGTGGTGAGGGACTCGTGGTAACCCTTTAATGCTGGACTTGAGGGTGAGGCCGGGATTCCAGCACCTGGACACAGAAGACAAAGgatgtgagtctgagaccagcctggtctcatgACACCCTTGCTCAGAGAAACGAAGCATCCAGACACGTAGTGCTTGCTGGTGAGGTTATGATAAATGGCAGAATCGATCGCCCGTGGGAAGTGAAACACAAATGTACGGATTGTATCTTCACGTGCTCTTCTGTCGGTGGATCTGGAGCCAGGCCTGGGCATGTGATAAAATAAAGCTCTATGAAGAAATAGGAAATTCCCGATTGATCCTCAGGCCGAGAAATACCAGCCTCGTTATGAACCTCAACACCAATGAATttactttcagttttgttttgtttttgttttttggtagaaAATGTCTGATTTCCACATACATTTTTAGACTGCATAGAGGTTTTACCAGCTAGacacttttttccccctatgtaggtgcttggaattgaacccagtcctctggaagagcagccagtgctcttaaccactgagtcatctctccagccccaggtagACACTCTTTATAACAGAAGTCCTGTATTACAGAACAGTGCTGCTTTTATTTACATGAGACACTTAGAGAGTTGCATCCTGTAGGCAAGCTCTTAATACCCTGTGGATGAGCTGAAGATACTAAATAGAGCCACTAAATAAAAGCCAATGATTTAACGAGTGTCCAAGGTAGAGGAAAACTAGCAGTGAATTAACTAAAAGGTGGGCAGTGTAGGCAAAACTGCATTACACTAAAACTTGAGGACAGTTTTAGGAATTTTCAAGGTAATGTTGACTATCTAAGATAATGTAATCTGCCTAATAAAATGAAAGGTCATACtgttaaaaatgtttcttaacaAGCATGAtattacatgcctgtaatctcagaaagACATGAGTATGGCTGTAAGTTCGAGTTATGTGGTaggtaccaggccagccagggctgcatagcaagacctcgtcataaaatacaaataaaaacaggaaaatgttATATATCTTTGTAATATCCTCTGTGCTTCATCTATTTCATCATTtacttattacatttttttttctagaccttAAGAAGCCACCATTGGCTCCCAAGCCAAAGTTAGTGGGGACCAATAATAAGCCACCTCCGCCTCCTATTGCACCTAAACCGGATGTTGTAAATGCTAGTGTTCCACGGTTAACAAAGAAAGCCAAACCAGCAATTGCGCCAAAACCAAAAGTCCTGACAAACTCAGCTGTTCAAGACATCAAGCAGTCACCCACAAAGACGCTTACTTTGAACCTGCAGGAGCGGGAGCCAGAATTACCTGAGAGCACTGACAAGTGTAATTGCAAAGATGCCGGAGCTCCGCACAGTGATTATATTTTACCAGCGTGTCCGTGCAGTCCTGGGTGTGTTCCTGAGCCTGGGAATAGAGAAAGTCTGTGCACAGACCGGCTCGTTTTAGAGCCTCTGGCAGTGAAAGAGAATTTGGAGAACAGTAAAAATTGTGCGTCCTCGCTAAGGGCTACAAAGACAGGCAGTAGATGGGATTCAAGCGGTGAAAAGTGCCGGAGCCAGAGTGGAGTTGTCTTAAAGGCAAGCATCTTGGAAGAGAAGCTCAAAGAGCCTCTAACACAGCAGCGGTCACCTTGTAGTTCCCCGAGGAAGCATAGAACTCCAGACAACCCAGAAATGAATGGTGACAAGAGCGGCAGCAGACAGATCAGAATTGAATTTGAAGATTTGTCCCCTTCCATGTCCACCGTTGAAAAAGTCCCTGCTCGTCACAGCTGCCACCCACAACCTCCTAGGGAGGGATCTCAAAATCTCGAGACTCGTCCGAGTGGCAATGCTGAGGGTCACAGGCACTGTCTTCCGTGTGACCCGGATGACAAAAGGATGACTTCAGATGGACCTAGTAAGAAGACAGAGGTCAACGATCTCGGGCCTGTAGAAATCCACTTATTACCTCATCCCACTAAGTTTCCAACTCccaagcccagaaagacacaagcTACTCGTCTGCGTCGCCAGAAGTATGTCGAGACTCCTAGCGAAAGTGCCGAAGAGCCAGAGGATTCCCACAATAGGTCTTCTTGTCTCCTGGAAGATAgtttgaaaaacaataaaggcAGTGTTCTCCATCAGAGTGCATTGTATATCCAGGGGCAAGTGGACAAAGCGAAGCCAGCAAATAAAAGGGCTTTGACCTCTGACTCCAACAGACAGGACTCAGTCACCTCACAGAAAGCTGAGCGTCATGGGAAGCCTCCTTTGGAAAAAGTGGCACCTTCTTCAGACACAGACTCTGTCTTGAGCTCCGAGAGCCCGGCAGAAGATGGTTTCGGCATGTTGCCTGCTGCGGACAAAGAGACTGCCCTTCCACAATGCAGTACTCAGCCTCCGAGCTTGCCTCAGCAAGTCAAACTAGCCTGTACTGAACATCCGCCAAGGGCCTGGAACACAGACTCGTCAGGTCCTCAGATACAAAAGGAATCTTCCTCTAGAGTTGTTCCCAAAAAGCCTCAAAGACACAGCTTGCCTGCTGCAGGGGTGCTTAAAAAGGCTGCTTCTGAGGAACTTGTAGAAAAGAGCTCATACTCTTCaagtaaagaaacaaatgcagagaaagGACTGCAAAAAAACCACCTACAGCATCCGGGTCCCTCAAACCATGGTATATCACCATCATCCTTTGATTTGCCCAACCCGACTTCAGAAAAGCCAGTATGGAAGTTGCCTCATCCTATTTTACCTTTCTCAGGGAGCCCAGAAGCCTTGAAGCGTGTCACTTTATCCTTAAACAGTGAGCCTTCTATTTCCCTAACCAAGCCAAGAGCAAAATCATTGTCTGCCATGGATATGGACCGGTGCAATAAACCGTGCAAAGACCCCCCAaagaaaacttcttttaaaaagttgattaaTGTGAAACTGTCCATTGGCTTCCTAAAGAGTGACTTTCAGAAACTCAGGTCAAAAAGCTGCCAACATGGGGACGTCACCACAGGACATCCGCTCAGTAGagagcagaaggagaaagggctggaAAGTGATTGGCAAGGCTTGGTGACAGGAGAAGAAACGAGAAGTAAACCCGCCAAGGCATATTCTGCAGAAAACTGCAGCCTGGAATCTCAAAAGGTGAAACCCTGGGGCCAGGCCAGTGCCGGCAGTGGGCAAAGAGCGGAGTCCTTGGATGACCAGATGCTCTCCAGGGACTCAGCCTGTCCGCTGTCTTCCAAGTCTAGTACAAGCGACTACGCGCCAGAGTATGAGAACGTGCGCCATTATGAGGAGATCCCAGAGTACGAGAATTTGCCCTTTTTTGTGGCTGGAGGGAGAACTACGGAGTTGGGATGGCAGAACTCCTACAGTGCAGAGGACACTGATGCAAATCTGTATGAAGCAGAAGAGCCCTATGACGCTCCAGATGGCCAGCTGCAACTTGATCCTAGACATCAGCCTTCCAGGTAATACGGGGGTGTCAGCTAGACCTGCACTTCCCGTGCGTCGTCTTTGTAATTAGCCTTCCACAGCTCTGATATGGTACTGCAGAGGGGGAAATCGCCTGCGGAGGAACCCTTCAACAAAGTGTAGATGAAGGCAGTTCTGTGTTCAGACTCCTTCTGTCATACAACAGGAGCATTTGCATTGCAAGCTTGTAAtgcgcttgcctttaatctcaacactcgggaggcagaggcagaccagacacgaggctagcctggtctacaaagtgagtccaggacagccaaggctacacagagaaaccctgtctcgaaaaaaaccccaaaaccccaaaaataataataatagcaagaTAGACCTAGAAGGATGACGTGGGCCAggtcccagccccaccccaccgtGCACCAACATAGAACCTTAGGCAGGCACTGGTTAATCCAGGAGGCTTATGAAATGATGAAGCCCATGCGTTTATGTAAGGTGCCATCATTGGAATACTCTAGATCTAGATCTTGCCACTCCTTAAGCATTATTTTCCTTGCTGACCTCAGGTACTAACAGGGAAGCTCAGGAAAGCGTTGTCTTCCTCTTGTGTATGTCCTATCTGTTCCACCTCACTCTCTGGGATTCCACTCCTGTCATGGCTCGGCTTTCCAGTCCCTGGCTTCGGGGAGCTTCTTCGTCTACCTAGTGGGAAGTGTTTACATCCTACTCTGAACTCCCTAAACTCTTTGCATTTTGTAGCTCAGTCTGAACTGCGGCATACCATTTAGTGATGCAGCTGAGTTCTTCTGTGCTtagtctttagaaaaaaaagtacttaCCTTTGACAATTTCATTCATGTACATAATGTTTGTCATTTCCACTCGCACtactctccctcatctctctccatTCCCATGACTCCTTTCTTCTTCGGAGGAAgttaccgccccccccccccccgccctcccttATTTTCATGTCCCTTTGGCTTCTGGGGACTTTGTTTTCGTGCGACCTACTACATTTAATTATGGTTTCTTGCGTGAGTGTGAGTGGGGAATTATTTACTGGAGCACAGACACCTTAACAGTGGCTACACTACTGAAGAAAATGGCGTTCAGTTTTAAGCGACCTAAAGAGTTCTGGTTCTGTGTTTTTATTCTACATAAGGCCAAACAAGGAGCCTACTAGGCGTGGAATGGACGCGGGAGAGAAGGGGTGAAAAGGAGGCAAAGGAAACAATCCTCGGCCTCCTTCGCTTGCCAGTGCTGCAGAGGCGGCCTGTGCGTTGGCTGCCTTTGCAGTGCTTGGTTGTATTTTGAAGTCGGCAGATTATCCGAGTCCTGAGTCTTAAAATGTGACTTGTAAAAATACTACCATACCTAGCACATAGTGGAACTTCAAAGGGCTATGTGTGAGTTAGTGGGTGAGTTAAATAAAACTGtcaaggaagtcaagacagacaGTGAAGCAGATTGTTTGAGTTATGTTAATTTTCAGATGCTCTCAtggtgactttttgttttgttttgttttttcatttaaaatgataatcTTTACCTATCCTCTTTTTTACCTGTAAAAGGCTTCTTAGGCCCCTTGCCTATTTTTTCTTACAGCTGACCACAATTTGTTTATACTCCTAAATGTTAGTATGTAGTCAAAGACCTCTTTAGCATAAGTATTTTGATACACTTGATATCTAATAACTATTTGAAGAATTTATCTTTTTTCCTATGTGCGATATTCTACCCATGAAGCAACTTTATTGgcatttttaatatcctttcattaaatgcatgtgtttatgcacgtgcatgtgtgcacatgtgtgtgatgaCTTTGATTCCTTTCTTCAGATACACCACTGTCCTCTGCTGtgatcatttttttcccttcagacaGGAGGCTTGACCTTGAGGTTTGTTTCCTGTTGGCTCAGCTCTCAATCCTGAGGGCTTACCACTATCTCTGACATGCGTGGATTCTTCACTTCTGGGACTGGTTTGTCCGGTCTGCTCCACGCTTGAGGGGAAGCAGGTTCTGAGCGGCTAATGTAGCCGGCCAGCCGGTGTAGCTGGTCAGGCATTCATAAGAGGGCTTTTTCTGGAGACCACGGGAAGCCAGTGGATGGCATTGGACAGGCTACAAGGTGTTAAGGACGGCCTGGTGAGGGGTGGGCAACTTTGGCTTTTGAAGTTCGAATTCCACAGAGGGTTTTGTTTGAGTCATGAACAGGGAGGCTTCAGTGGGCTTTGAGAGACCTAACATGTGCCAGCTGGATCCAAAGCGCTCAGCCATAGAGCCAGGCTCAAGCCTTAGACTTTGGTCCTTTTGTAAACAGTTGACTAGTCAGAGAAAGCAAACTGTTGGCCTTCATGAGGAGGACCctgggaaaaagaaatgaggtgAATGAGGGGCTGAGAGCCAAGAAGATTCAAGTGGGAATCCTGAAGGAAGGTCTGCAAATGGAGACCTGTGCCTTGGAAGAATTAATTCAAAATGCAGGATCCTGGCTGGGCATGCAGTTTAGCAGTCTAGTACTTACTTGTCCAGCATgttcagattattttttattttttatttttgagagtcaTCAGGAAAGTGTTCAACAGTGTGTCAGCCCCCAGGGAAGGGAATCCAGGACTTCTCTGGGGCTCTGGGTTAGAGTGTTGCTAGCTTTGGAGTCTGTTTGGCTGACTCAGAGGTATCTCATTGGtcactttctttaaaacataaatgttTCATAAACCTGAGCAGTTACAAGTCTATAATAATCTATTTGTCATTTAtcagcaaatatttaaataatagacTGTCCCAAATTCTGATTAGGATTatagtctaaaattctgacaaTTCTAACTCattgtttttttcccaaagaaTAGTGTTGGGAATTCAGGTAAagggtttgttgttgtcgttgtttggttattttggttgtttttttttccagacagggtttctctatgtagccttgacttcctagaactcactctgtagaccaggctggcctcgaactcacagagatctgcctgcttctgcctccctgaatgctgggattaaaggcgtggtctACTGCCGCCTGGCCCAGGTGACCTTTCTGTGTGATCCTGTAAGATGCTAGCTGTGACTGGAATTGGAGTGTCGGCCTAGGTGTCACTGGAGCACTTGTTATCTCAGAGGACTAGCCGGAGACTCAGCAGGGCTTCTGAGGAAGTGACAGACAAGAATGAGGAAATCAGGGGGCCTGGCTGAGCTTGCTGGGAGGGCTGTTGTTAGAGCTGATAAGGAGGGAAAGGTACCCTGACTGTTTAGTAAGCAAAGGAGTTCTTTACTTCGTTTTCTTTCATAATGTctatcctttctcttttccacgCTGTTCTTTGTAAACTGAGCGTTTCTGAGCACAAGCAGAGCGGGCTGTAgctagagagaagggaggaggtaAAGAGAGGGGACTGGGAGGCCCCCAACGGGAGGGATGAATGGAGAGATGGACCCggaggtgaaggagggaggaaggggacttCTGGATACAGAACCGTAAGCCACATGTGTCACTGTTTGCCTACTGC
This genomic interval from Acomys russatus chromosome 31, mAcoRus1.1, whole genome shotgun sequence contains the following:
- the Fgd6 gene encoding FYVE, RhoGEF and PH domain-containing protein 6, with the protein product MTSAADLKKPPLAPKPKLVGTNNKPPPPPIAPKPDVVNASVPRLTKKAKPAIAPKPKVLTNSAVQDIKQSPTKTLTLNLQEREPELPESTDKCNCKDAGAPHSDYILPACPCSPGCVPEPGNRESLCTDRLVLEPLAVKENLENSKNCASSLRATKTGSRWDSSGEKCRSQSGVVLKASILEEKLKEPLTQQRSPCSSPRKHRTPDNPEMNGDKSGSRQIRIEFEDLSPSMSTVEKVPARHSCHPQPPREGSQNLETRPSGNAEGHRHCLPCDPDDKRMTSDGPSKKTEVNDLGPVEIHLLPHPTKFPTPKPRKTQATRLRRQKYVETPSESAEEPEDSHNRSSCLLEDSLKNNKGSVLHQSALYIQGQVDKAKPANKRALTSDSNRQDSVTSQKAERHGKPPLEKVAPSSDTDSVLSSESPAEDGFGMLPAADKETALPQCSTQPPSLPQQVKLACTEHPPRAWNTDSSGPQIQKESSSRVVPKKPQRHSLPAAGVLKKAASEELVEKSSYSSSKETNAEKGLQKNHLQHPGPSNHGISPSSFDLPNPTSEKPVWKLPHPILPFSGSPEALKRVTLSLNSEPSISLTKPRAKSLSAMDMDRCNKPCKDPPKKTSFKKLINVKLSIGFLKSDFQKLRSKSCQHGDVTTGHPLSREQKEKGLESDWQGLVTGEETRSKPAKAYSAENCSLESQKVKPWGQASAGSGQRAESLDDQMLSRDSACPLSSKSSTSDYAPEYENVRHYEEIPEYENLPFFVAGGRTTELGWQNSYSAEDTDANLYEAEEPYDAPDGQLQLDPRHQPSSSGTCQDGRDDLHLHLGDLPSDEEATNSSDDDDVSSESSKGEPDPLEDKQDEDTGMKSKVHHIAKEIMSSEKVFVDVLKLLHIDFRGAVARASRQLGKPVIEERTLNQILYYLPQLYELNRDLLKELEERMLNWTEQQRIADIFVKKGPYLKMYSTYIKEFDKNIALLDEQCKKNPGFAAVVREFQMSPRCANLALKHYLLKPVQRIPQYRLLLTDYLKNLLEDSVDHRDTQDALAVVIEVANHANDTMKQGDNFQKLMQIQYSLSGHHEIVQPGRVFLKEGTLMKLSRKVMQPRMFFLFNDALLYTTPLQSGMYKLNNMLSLAGMKVGKPTQEAYQNELKIESVERSFILSASSATERDDWLEAISKSIEDYAKKRVTFCPSRTLDEDPEKEEEVSPLGSKAPIWIPDTRATMCMICTSEFTLTWRRHHCRACGKIVCQACSSNKYGLDYLKRQLARVCEHCFQELQKLDNQQRPKIGSPGNHKSPSSALSSVLHSIPSGRKQKKIPAALKEVSANTEDSTMSGYLYRSKGSKKPWKHLWFVIKNKVLYTYAASEDVAALESQPLLGFTITQVKDENSESKVFQLLHKGMVFYIFKADDAHSTQKWIEAFQEGTVL